Part of the Streptomyces sp. NBC_01408 genome is shown below.
CGCATCTGGGTGAGCAGCGCGATCAGCCCGGGGCTGCCGGAGGCCTGTGCGAGCGTCTCGTGGAACCAGGCGCCCAGGGACCGCAGGTCCTCCCCCTGGCCCCGCCTGGCCCGTTCCTGGCCCAGCCGGACCAGGCCGCGCAGCACCTTGAGGTGGGCCTCGCTGCGCCGCCGGGCGGCCCTGGCGGCCGCCAGGGGCTCCAGCAGCATCCGCAGCTCCAGGAGGTCCGCCGCCTCCTGCCCGGTCGGCTCGGCCACGCACGCGCCCGCGTGGCGCCGCGTGGTGACGAACCCCTCGGACTCCAGGGTCCGCAGCGCCTCGCGGACCGGGACGCGTGAGACCCCGTACCGGCGGGCCAGTACCTCCTCGGTCAGTCTGCTGCCCGGTTCGAAGACCCCGGAGACGATGTCGTCGCGAATTGCCGTGCATACCGTGTGCGCAGGAATACGCAAGACCGGACCTCCGCCTATTTCCAACTGCCTTCGCCATGGAACACACATGCGCGTACTGAGACTCTATTGCAACACACG
Proteins encoded:
- a CDS encoding GntR family transcriptional regulator; translated protein: MRIPAHTVCTAIRDDIVSGVFEPGSRLTEEVLARRYGVSRVPVREALRTLESEGFVTTRRHAGACVAEPTGQEAADLLELRMLLEPLAAARAARRRSEAHLKVLRGLVRLGQERARRGQGEDLRSLGAWFHETLAQASGSPGLIALLTQMRHKIAWMYVVGAPERPVESWAEHGAIVDAVARGDAERARTLTAAHADRAAGVHRLRPRAAVSTSQPAVNMSSGRH